The nucleotide window AACTAGCGGACATCTCCGCCTACGTCGCTTCCTTGAAATAACGTCAACTCGGATAGCGAGTCACGGCCGGCCCTGAAAAGGCCGGCTGTTTCGCATTGTGCGCCGTCCGTGCAGGCGGATAGTCGCCGGCACGTCAAACCCGCAATGAGATGGCCGTCAATCTCTATTGGTTTCGCCGCGATCTGCGCATAAGCGACAATCCGGCGCTCGCGGCAGCGCGTGCCGCCGCGCCTGCGACGTACGCGACCTACGCGCTCGCCGACCTCGATGCGCTTAACGAGCGTCAGCGCGCCTATGTATCCTCGTGCTTGAAGCAGATGCGCGCGGGACTTGCCAAGCGCGATGCGACGCTCACGCTCGTCGGCGGCGACGCGGCCGCCGGCTTGGTTTCGCTTGCGCGCCGGGTTGGTGCGACGGCGGTGTACTGCGCGCGCGGCTATGCGCGCGAGGAACGCGCGCAGGAGACGGCCGTCGCCGCCGCGCTTGCGAACGCCGGCATCGAACTGCACATCGGACGCGCGGATTGCGTGCACGAGCCGGAGATTGTGGCGGAGCGCAAACAGGCGCCGGGCGACGGTTATCGCGTTTTCCCGGCGTACTACGAGACTTGGAAGTCGCTGACCGTCTCGCAGCCCGCCCAGGAGTCCGCACCGACCGGCCGTGATCCCGAGCCGGGAGCGCTGCCGGAATTCGTTGCGTCCTTCGGGTCCGCCGGTCCGGGCGAAGAGTGGGCGCTCGATCGCTTGAAGCATTTCGTCACGGCGTCGGCCGGCGACTATCGCACGAACGCGGAGTTCCCGGGCCGCGGCGGTACGTCGCGGATGGCTGCATCGTTGCGGTTCGGGTGCATCGGTCCCCGCCAGATCTTTCACGCGGTCGCCGAACGCATGGCGCGCTCGTGGACGTTGGCAGAAGAGCGGATGTCGATGGAAGCGTTCCTGCGACGTCTGGCGCTGCGCGATTTCTACATCCAACTTTCTTACTTCGAGCCGTCGCTCCATGAACTCGAGCTGCAGGAGAAGATGCGCGGTTTTTCGGCCGAGTCCGACGCCGGGATGGTGGCGCGATGGGTGGCCGGCAAAACCGGCTACCCCTTGGTCGACGCAGCACTCCGCCAACTTCATGCCGAAGGACACGTGCACGAGCGTGCGGCGATCTGCGCAGCGTCGTTCTTGTGCTTCGATCTCGGCGCGGACTGGCGCATCGGCCGCGATCTTTGGATGAAGGAGATTCTCGAGGCGGACGAAGCGTTATGCAACGGCAACTGGCAACGCATCGCCGGTGCGGGCACCGATCAGGCGTCATATCCGCGTATCTACAATCCGGAGAAACAGGCGCGCTATTTCGACGCGCAGGCGGTGTATATCCGGCGCTATGTGCCCGAGCTGGCGAAATTGCCGACGTCGGCGGCGCTGGCGCCTTGGACTATCGATAGGGAGCGGCAGGTCGAGCTCGGCTTTTTCACCGGCGAAAAGTACACCCAGCCGATCGTCGAGCACGACGCCACGGCGCGCGCGTTTCTCACGCGATATCAGGTCTACCGCTCGCGCCCTTGACTCGGACCTGTATTAGGGCGAGCATCGCTCGCCCATCGTAGGAGGGCAAGCGTCGCTCACTCCCGCGAGACTACCGTCAGCATCGGAAAGAATTCGTACCGAAAGCCCCGATTCGCCAA belongs to Candidatus Eremiobacteraceae bacterium and includes:
- a CDS encoding FAD-binding domain-containing protein, producing the protein MAVNLYWFRRDLRISDNPALAAARAAAPATYATYALADLDALNERQRAYVSSCLKQMRAGLAKRDATLTLVGGDAAAGLVSLARRVGATAVYCARGYAREERAQETAVAAALANAGIELHIGRADCVHEPEIVAERKQAPGDGYRVFPAYYETWKSLTVSQPAQESAPTGRDPEPGALPEFVASFGSAGPGEEWALDRLKHFVTASAGDYRTNAEFPGRGGTSRMAASLRFGCIGPRQIFHAVAERMARSWTLAEERMSMEAFLRRLALRDFYIQLSYFEPSLHELELQEKMRGFSAESDAGMVARWVAGKTGYPLVDAALRQLHAEGHVHERAAICAASFLCFDLGADWRIGRDLWMKEILEADEALCNGNWQRIAGAGTDQASYPRIYNPEKQARYFDAQAVYIRRYVPELAKLPTSAALAPWTIDRERQVELGFFTGEKYTQPIVEHDATARAFLTRYQVYRSRP